In Ferroplasma sp., a single window of DNA contains:
- a CDS encoding IS256 family transposase, with protein sequence MTNAKSQLISIQELIKLFINDRKEGKKELITWFLNNVMDQEAIEQLNADKYERNNKRTGYRNGTKKRKLKTVDGELILDKPDIRSGSFTTTVFDKYSTVEKALDSVIVESYINGVSTRSVNNIINNLGVNVSPEYVSSLNKDLDAKVKEFLETRIEEQIRYLYIDATYFKVRENSKYRSMALYTSIGVNSNGIRQLLSMDIYNSEDEMDWNNFFFKLQERGLTGVQLVISDGHAGIRKAVTESFPGSLWQYCHFHFLKNLRKTMGKEQWKDISKIVSEALMDESLFKIAIDRMEEMKLDKSIDMFYKWYDSLYSYISFPGEHSRKLHTNNVTERFNKELKRRTRKIGAFPNSDSLMRLVVSIAMNINEEWLLRKYINMEVD encoded by the coding sequence ATGACAAATGCAAAGAGTCAATTAATAAGTATACAGGAATTAATAAAGCTTTTCATAAATGATAGAAAAGAGGGAAAGAAGGAATTGATTACATGGTTTTTAAACAATGTAATGGATCAGGAGGCCATTGAACAGCTGAATGCTGATAAATATGAAAGGAACAATAAAAGGACAGGATACAGGAATGGAACCAAGAAGAGGAAATTAAAGACTGTGGATGGTGAGCTGATCCTGGATAAGCCTGATATAAGGTCAGGTTCATTCACAACCACTGTATTTGACAAGTATTCAACTGTAGAAAAGGCTTTAGACTCTGTAATAGTTGAGTCATATATTAACGGGGTATCAACCAGGTCAGTAAACAATATAATAAATAATCTAGGAGTAAATGTATCTCCTGAGTATGTATCATCCTTGAATAAGGACCTTGATGCCAAGGTTAAAGAGTTCTTAGAAACAAGGATAGAGGAACAGATAAGATACCTGTACATAGATGCAACATACTTTAAAGTCAGGGAAAATAGTAAATACAGGTCAATGGCATTATACACATCAATAGGTGTAAACAGCAATGGAATAAGGCAGCTCCTATCAATGGACATATACAATTCAGAGGATGAGATGGACTGGAATAACTTCTTCTTCAAGCTTCAGGAAAGGGGATTAACAGGAGTACAATTGGTAATATCAGATGGCCATGCAGGAATAAGGAAGGCAGTAACAGAATCATTCCCCGGTTCACTGTGGCAGTACTGCCATTTCCATTTCCTTAAGAATTTAAGAAAGACCATGGGAAAGGAACAGTGGAAGGATATATCAAAGATAGTGTCAGAGGCTCTAATGGATGAATCACTGTTCAAGATAGCAATAGACAGGATGGAGGAAATGAAGCTTGACAAGTCCATTGACATGTTCTATAAATGGTATGATTCATTATATTCATACATATCATTCCCTGGAGAACATAGCAGGAAGCTGCATACTAACAATGTGACAGAGAGATTCAATAAGGAGTTGAAGAGAAGGACAAGGAAGATAGGTGCATTTCCCAATAGTGATTCATTGATGAGATTGGTTGTTTCAATAGCAATGAACATCAATGAAGAATGGCTGTTAAGGAAATACATAAATATGGAGGTAGATTAA
- a CDS encoding NfeD family protein has protein sequence MSQIVIIGYIIDTIVAFFIGAWFSRFWLRHPFRRKPATGKDSLIGKTGEIKSILKNNSYEISVDSQLWKAVPDDPQETFAKGEIAYVKSIRDLTLYISKIK, from the coding sequence ATGAGCCAAATAGTAATAATAGGATACATAATTGATACAATAGTAGCATTCTTTATCGGAGCATGGTTTTCAAGATTCTGGCTCAGGCATCCATTCAGAAGGAAACCGGCAACTGGCAAGGATTCGTTGATCGGAAAAACTGGGGAAATTAAGAGTATACTGAAAAATAATTCCTATGAGATTTCAGTTGACTCACAGCTGTGGAAAGCTGTACCTGATGACCCCCAGGAAACATTTGCAAAGGGGGAAATTGCATATGTTAAGTCAATCAGAGACCTTACATTATACATCTCAAAAATTAAATAA
- a CDS encoding SDR family oxidoreductase, whose translation MSGKNILLAGTGELGKALAYELLLNGNRVIINSRNNKKLEQIVSEYSVYGKINYIAKELNDEKSCEELIVNSLKTLKSIDSLVVMVGGFVEDSVENLDGLDTMILNHLKIPMYLAKHAIKHMNYGSSIIFVSNSASSVKNKPNLLSYSISKYALEKAARIIALELQGKGIRVNVVAPEYIIQNFQIGRDYTKMRKYGDVETPPEDISNVITFLIDGKSSWINGAVIPVDGGHSLK comes from the coding sequence ATGTCAGGAAAGAACATTCTTTTAGCCGGTACAGGGGAGCTAGGCAAGGCACTTGCCTATGAACTTCTTTTAAATGGAAACCGGGTCATAATTAACTCCCGCAACAATAAAAAACTGGAGCAAATTGTTTCAGAATACTCAGTTTATGGAAAAATAAATTATATAGCAAAGGAATTAAATGACGAAAAGAGCTGTGAAGAATTAATAGTGAATTCACTTAAAACATTAAAGTCAATAGATTCCCTCGTAGTAATGGTTGGTGGATTTGTGGAAGATAGCGTAGAAAACCTCGATGGACTGGATACAATGATTTTGAATCATTTAAAAATCCCCATGTATCTGGCAAAGCATGCAATAAAACATATGAATTATGGTTCTTCAATTATATTTGTAAGTAATTCAGCAAGTTCTGTAAAGAATAAGCCAAACCTGCTTTCATATTCCATATCGAAATACGCCCTGGAAAAGGCCGCCAGGATAATCGCCCTTGAACTTCAGGGGAAGGGGATCAGGGTAAATGTTGTTGCCCCTGAATATATTATTCAGAATTTTCAAATTGGCAGGGATTATACAAAAATGAGAAAATACGGAGATGTTGAAACGCCTCCTGAGGACATTTCCAACGTTATTACTTTCTTAATTGACGGAAAATCTTCATGGATCAATGGAGCCGTAATACCTGTGGATGGGGGCCATAGCCTGAAATGA
- a CDS encoding uracil-DNA glycosylase has translation MNYDELNKCIVNCRKCKRLVDYRNTREIPARYSGEEYWNKPITGYGDINGKILVIGLAPAFNGGNRTGRIFTGDHSSDFLISSLYEVGLTSIPTSENRNDGLKYNDMYITLALKCAPPDNKPLNVELNNCSSYMHQEIDQMKNVRAIICLGKIAFDAVIKYYKSRGTNTKNIKFGHGVYYDISGIRLYGCYHPSPRNVNTGLLKKDDFISLFRSVREYAES, from the coding sequence ATGAATTACGATGAATTGAATAAATGCATAGTCAATTGCAGAAAATGCAAGAGACTCGTTGATTACAGAAATACCCGGGAGATCCCGGCCAGGTATTCTGGAGAAGAATACTGGAATAAACCGATAACAGGGTATGGTGATATAAATGGTAAAATACTGGTAATAGGTTTGGCCCCAGCTTTCAATGGGGGCAACAGAACAGGAAGAATTTTCACCGGAGATCATAGTTCAGACTTTCTTATATCTTCGCTTTATGAGGTGGGACTGACCAGTATACCAACCTCTGAAAACAGGAATGATGGCCTAAAATACAATGATATGTACATTACCTTAGCATTGAAATGTGCCCCACCTGATAATAAACCATTAAATGTTGAACTTAATAACTGCAGCAGTTACATGCATCAGGAAATAGATCAGATGAAAAACGTAAGGGCAATTATATGCCTGGGAAAAATTGCTTTCGATGCCGTCATTAAATATTATAAAAGTAGAGGGACTAATACAAAAAACATCAAATTCGGGCATGGAGTATATTATGATATTTCAGGGATTCGATTATATGGGTGCTACCATCCCAGTCCACGGAACGTCAATACAGGACTGCTGAAAAAGGATGATTTTATATCGCTCTTCAGATCAGTTAGAGAATATGCGGAGTCCTAA
- a CDS encoding NAD-dependent epimerase/dehydratase family protein — protein MSIKNKEILVTGGAGFIGSNLVNTLARENHVYALDDLQTGSIHNLDNSIGKVEFIKDRVKNINDYEINPDYIFHIGIYSSSPMYKNNPHLMANAIDDLITVLEYAKPKRIPIVYASTSSIYNGIEEQKEDVIPKVSDYYTEARIAMERIANLYCNLYDMSVSGMRFFSVYGYNERSKKIYANLVSQFLWAMHDNISPVLYGDGEQKRDFVFIEDLVNALILAAENNRKFNVYNVGTGKNYTLNELVKILNRHLNKDIKPEYIENPMKDTYVYYTKADIRKTEEKIGFKARISLDEGIDKLIKYYNY, from the coding sequence ATGTCAATTAAGAATAAGGAAATTTTAGTCACAGGAGGTGCAGGATTCATTGGATCCAATTTAGTAAACACATTAGCAAGGGAAAACCATGTATATGCTCTTGATGACCTACAGACAGGGTCAATTCATAATTTAGATAATTCAATAGGGAAGGTGGAATTCATAAAGGACAGGGTAAAGAACATAAATGACTATGAGATAAATCCTGACTATATCTTCCATATTGGAATATACTCATCATCACCAATGTACAAAAACAATCCACATCTAATGGCAAATGCCATAGATGACTTGATAACAGTGCTGGAGTATGCAAAGCCTAAGAGAATACCCATAGTATACGCATCAACATCATCCATATACAATGGGATAGAGGAGCAGAAGGAGGATGTTATACCTAAAGTATCAGATTACTACACAGAGGCAAGGATAGCAATGGAGAGGATAGCAAACCTTTACTGCAACCTCTATGACATGAGCGTATCAGGAATGAGGTTCTTCTCTGTGTATGGATACAATGAGAGGTCAAAGAAAATATATGCAAACTTGGTATCCCAGTTCCTCTGGGCAATGCATGACAATATTAGCCCTGTCCTCTACGGTGATGGAGAGCAGAAGAGGGACTTTGTCTTCATAGAGGATTTAGTCAATGCACTAATCCTTGCAGCAGAGAACAACAGGAAGTTCAATGTTTACAACGTTGGGACAGGAAAGAACTACACACTGAATGAACTGGTAAAGATACTCAATAGGCACCTTAACAAGGATATAAAGCCTGAATACATTGAGAACCCCATGAAGGATACATATGTCTACTACACAAAGGCAGACATAAGGAAGACTGAGGAGAAGATAGGCTTCAAGGCAAGGATATCCCTGGACGAGGGAATTGATAAATTGATAAAGTATTATAATTACTGA